A genome region from Variovorax paradoxus includes the following:
- a CDS encoding Tex family protein produces the protein MQKIIRQLAAEIKVGENQVKAAVELLDGGATVPFIARYRKEVTDGLDDVQLRELEARLSYLRELEDRRGAVLKAIDEQGKLTPELRAAIEFAPTKQELEDLYLPFKQKRRTKGQIAREFGIEPLADKLLADPTLDPAVEAKAFLQPATTLDDGKPGPDFSTVPLVLDGVRDILSERWAEDAALVQGLREWLWNEGLLKSSLMAGKDENNADVAKFRDYFEYDEPIGRVPSHRALAVFRGRALDILDAKLVLPVEPEPGKPSVAEGRIALHLGWSHAARPSDDLLRKCVAWTWRVKLALSTERDLFTRLREEAEKVAIKVFADNLRDLLLAAPAGPRVVMGLDPGIRTGVKVAVVDSTGKLVETATVFPHEPRKDWEGSLHTLGKLCAKHGVNLIAIGNGTASRETDKLAADLIKLLAKMAAQAGAPEIKVDKVVVSEAGASVYSASEFASQEMPDVDVSLRGAASIARRLQDPLAELVKIDPKSIGVGQYQHDVNQSELARTLQAVVEDCVNSVGVDLNTASVPLLSRVSGLSGSVAKAVVRWREANGAFSTRKQLLDVTGFGPKAFEQSAGFLRIRGGADPLDVTGVHPETYPLVEQIIVKTGKPIAELMGRAEMLKTLKPELFANEKFGVITVKDILGELEKPGRDPRPDFKVARFNDGVDDIADLVEGMILEGTVSNVAQFGAFVDLGVHQDGLVHVSQLSHKFVNDAREVVKTGDIVKVKVMEVDVARKRIGLSMKLDAAPARRDGPRDNRFEGAGRGQQQHGRRDSTPQPAGQMANAFAKLQGLRK, from the coding sequence ATGCAGAAAATCATTCGCCAGCTCGCCGCCGAGATCAAGGTCGGCGAGAACCAGGTGAAGGCCGCCGTCGAACTGCTCGACGGAGGCGCCACGGTTCCATTCATCGCCCGCTACCGCAAGGAAGTCACCGACGGCCTCGACGACGTGCAGCTGCGCGAACTGGAAGCCCGCCTTTCCTACCTGCGCGAACTCGAGGACCGCCGCGGCGCGGTGCTCAAGGCCATCGACGAGCAGGGCAAGCTCACTCCCGAACTGCGCGCCGCGATCGAATTCGCGCCCACCAAGCAGGAGCTCGAAGACCTGTACCTGCCTTTCAAGCAGAAGCGCCGCACCAAGGGCCAGATCGCCCGCGAATTCGGCATCGAGCCGCTGGCCGACAAGCTGCTGGCCGACCCCACGCTCGACCCCGCCGTGGAAGCCAAGGCCTTCCTGCAGCCTGCCACCACGCTGGACGACGGCAAGCCGGGTCCCGATTTCTCCACCGTGCCGCTCGTGCTCGACGGCGTGCGCGACATCCTCTCGGAGCGCTGGGCCGAGGACGCCGCATTGGTGCAGGGCCTGCGCGAATGGCTCTGGAACGAAGGCCTGCTCAAGTCCAGCCTGATGGCAGGCAAGGACGAGAACAACGCCGACGTGGCCAAGTTCCGCGACTATTTCGAATACGACGAGCCGATCGGACGGGTACCGTCGCACCGCGCGCTGGCCGTGTTCCGCGGCCGCGCGCTCGACATCCTCGACGCCAAGCTGGTGCTGCCGGTCGAGCCCGAGCCGGGCAAACCCAGCGTTGCCGAAGGCCGCATCGCGCTGCACCTGGGCTGGAGCCACGCGGCACGCCCCTCGGACGACCTGCTGCGCAAGTGCGTGGCATGGACCTGGCGCGTGAAGCTGGCGCTGTCGACCGAGCGCGACCTGTTCACCCGCCTGCGCGAAGAAGCCGAGAAGGTCGCCATCAAGGTGTTCGCGGACAACCTGCGCGACCTGCTGCTGGCCGCGCCGGCCGGCCCGCGCGTCGTGATGGGCCTTGACCCGGGCATCCGCACCGGCGTCAAGGTGGCGGTGGTCGATTCGACCGGCAAGCTGGTCGAGACTGCGACCGTTTTCCCGCACGAGCCGCGCAAGGACTGGGAAGGCTCGCTGCACACCCTGGGCAAGCTGTGCGCCAAGCACGGCGTGAACCTGATCGCCATCGGCAACGGCACTGCCAGCCGCGAGACCGACAAGCTGGCCGCCGACCTCATCAAGCTGCTGGCCAAGATGGCCGCGCAGGCCGGCGCACCGGAAATCAAGGTCGACAAGGTGGTGGTGAGCGAGGCCGGCGCCTCGGTGTACTCCGCCAGCGAGTTCGCCTCGCAGGAAATGCCCGACGTCGACGTGAGCCTGCGCGGCGCTGCGTCCATTGCGCGCCGCCTGCAGGACCCGCTGGCCGAGCTCGTCAAGATCGACCCGAAGAGCATCGGCGTGGGCCAGTACCAGCACGACGTCAACCAGAGCGAGCTCGCGCGCACGCTGCAGGCCGTGGTCGAAGACTGCGTGAACTCGGTGGGCGTCGACCTCAACACGGCGAGCGTGCCGCTGCTGTCGCGCGTGTCGGGCCTGTCCGGCAGCGTGGCCAAGGCCGTGGTGCGCTGGCGCGAAGCCAACGGCGCGTTCTCGACCCGCAAGCAGCTGCTCGACGTGACCGGCTTCGGCCCCAAGGCGTTCGAGCAGAGCGCGGGTTTCCTGCGCATCCGCGGCGGTGCCGACCCGCTCGACGTCACCGGCGTGCACCCCGAAACCTATCCGCTGGTCGAGCAGATCATCGTGAAGACCGGCAAGCCCATCGCCGAGCTGATGGGCCGCGCCGAGATGCTCAAGACCCTCAAGCCCGAGCTGTTCGCCAACGAGAAGTTCGGCGTCATCACGGTCAAGGACATCCTGGGCGAACTGGAAAAGCCCGGCCGCGACCCGCGCCCCGACTTCAAGGTGGCTCGCTTCAACGACGGCGTGGACGACATCGCCGATCTGGTCGAGGGCATGATCCTCGAGGGCACGGTGAGCAACGTGGCGCAGTTCGGCGCCTTCGTCGACCTTGGCGTGCACCAGGACGGGCTGGTCCACGTGAGCCAGTTGAGCCACAAGTTCGTGAACGACGCGCGCGAAGTCGTCAAGACCGGCGACATCGTCAAGGTCAAGGTGATGGAAGTGGACGTGGCACGCAAGCGCATTGGCCTGTCGATGAAGCTCGATGCCGCACCCGCGCGGCGCGACGGCCCGCGCGACAACCGCTTCGAAGGCGCAGGCCGCGGCCAGCAGCAGCACGGCCGCCGCGACAGCACACCGCAGCCGGCCGGCCAGATGGCCAATGCCTTCGCCAAGCTGCAGGGCCTGCGCAAGTAG
- a CDS encoding phospholipase, whose protein sequence is MKALRIYAGPAARKHIEQHGLRPQDVRTVPGAAGGPKGLILGPLDRFIFGRWLPQSSQQVHLVGASIGAWRLSTACLSNPDAAFARFEHDYVHQQFEVPPGQKRLSPRQLSERFAESLDAFYGGRIGEVLAHPRYRLHVVTSRGRHILGREGRARTPVGYLGAFATNSLHRKSLGAWLERCVFSTPGAALPFGTRDFRTRQHALSEANFNMVLQASCSIPFLLAAVHDIPGAPRGAYWDGGITDYHLHLDYQPADQGIVLYPHFQQAVVPGWLDKGLRWRHKASGFLDRMVVVAPDPGWVRSLPNGKLPDRKDFIHFANDAQARIAAWGKATREAQRLSDEFEAWLGAGRTADVLPL, encoded by the coding sequence ATGAAAGCCCTGCGCATCTATGCCGGCCCCGCGGCCCGCAAGCACATCGAACAGCACGGCCTGCGCCCGCAGGACGTGCGCACAGTGCCCGGCGCGGCCGGCGGTCCCAAGGGGCTGATCCTCGGACCGCTCGACCGCTTCATCTTCGGCCGCTGGCTGCCGCAGTCGAGCCAGCAGGTCCACCTGGTGGGCGCGTCGATCGGCGCCTGGCGGCTGTCGACGGCCTGCCTGTCGAACCCTGACGCGGCCTTCGCGCGCTTCGAGCACGACTACGTGCACCAGCAGTTCGAGGTGCCGCCCGGCCAGAAGCGGCTCAGCCCGCGCCAGCTCAGCGAGCGCTTCGCCGAAAGCCTCGATGCGTTCTACGGCGGGCGCATCGGCGAGGTGCTGGCGCATCCGCGCTACCGCCTGCACGTGGTGACCTCGCGCGGGCGCCACATCCTCGGGCGCGAGGGCAGGGCGCGCACGCCGGTGGGTTACCTCGGCGCCTTCGCGACCAACAGCCTGCACCGCAAGAGCCTGGGCGCCTGGCTGGAGCGCTGCGTGTTCTCCACGCCCGGGGCGGCCTTGCCTTTCGGCACGCGCGACTTCCGCACGCGCCAGCACGCGCTGAGCGAGGCCAACTTCAACATGGTGCTGCAGGCGTCGTGCTCCATCCCGTTCCTGCTGGCGGCGGTGCACGACATTCCCGGCGCGCCGCGCGGCGCCTACTGGGACGGCGGCATCACCGACTACCACCTGCACCTGGACTACCAGCCCGCCGACCAGGGCATCGTGCTCTACCCGCATTTCCAGCAGGCCGTGGTGCCGGGCTGGCTCGACAAGGGCCTGCGCTGGCGTCACAAGGCCAGCGGCTTCCTCGACCGCATGGTGGTGGTCGCGCCCGATCCCGGTTGGGTGCGTTCGCTGCCCAACGGCAAGCTGCCCGACCGCAAGGATTTCATCCATTTCGCCAACGACGCGCAGGCGCGCATCGCGGCCTGGGGCAAGGCCACGCGCGAGGCGCAGCGCCTGTCGGACGAATTCGAGGCCTGGCTCGGCGCCGGCCGCACTGCGGACGTGTTGCCGCTGTGA
- a CDS encoding GIY-YIG nuclease family protein → MNLSPETKRALSRQYKDSVRPAGVFAIRNRSNARVYVAGSLDVEGAINRARFELNLRSHRNKALLQDWLALGPEQFGFEVVDRVKERENDPGFDRAAELEKLLALWQEELQCFGEHGYNTP, encoded by the coding sequence ATGAACCTGTCACCTGAAACCAAGCGTGCCCTGAGCCGGCAATACAAGGACAGCGTACGCCCCGCCGGCGTGTTCGCCATCCGCAACCGATCGAACGCGCGCGTCTACGTCGCCGGCAGCCTCGACGTGGAAGGCGCCATAAACCGCGCACGCTTCGAGCTCAACCTGCGCTCGCACCGCAACAAGGCCCTGCTGCAGGACTGGCTGGCGCTTGGGCCCGAGCAATTTGGCTTCGAGGTGGTCGACCGCGTCAAGGAACGCGAGAACGACCCGGGCTTCGACCGTGCGGCAGAGCTCGAGAAGCTGCTGGCGCTGTGGCAGGAAGAGCTGCAGTGCTTCGGCGAGCACGGCTACAACACGCCATGA
- a CDS encoding LuxR C-terminal-related transcriptional regulator encodes MESELDISLTEVGTGARKYSNPGQFGGLLSPSADTLPWPDFLTGQQTKPVRVLLVDDDPFVRRVIAQELLGDLRIQLEGQAGTLREGRRLLMQHEFDVLMVDIRLGDGSGFELIEEAKRHRSAAEIIVISALEDEPQVLHAFELGASGYLVKNAWFQSYAQAVLQVVNGGAAITPRLARRLLVHLDHKRTNVNPVRPPESKATLSAREREVLRLVATGYVTEEIALQLTISAQTVNAHVKNIYRKLHAHTRAQAVSFASHRGLL; translated from the coding sequence ATGGAAAGCGAACTCGACATTTCGTTGACAGAAGTTGGTACTGGGGCTAGGAAGTACTCGAACCCTGGTCAATTCGGGGGGCTGTTGTCACCCTCCGCCGACACGCTGCCCTGGCCGGATTTCCTCACCGGACAGCAAACCAAACCAGTACGCGTTCTCTTGGTAGACGACGACCCGTTTGTGCGCCGCGTCATCGCCCAGGAGCTCCTCGGCGACCTGCGCATCCAGCTCGAAGGGCAGGCCGGCACCCTGCGCGAAGGCCGGCGGCTGCTGATGCAGCACGAGTTCGACGTGTTGATGGTCGACATCCGCCTCGGCGACGGCAGCGGGTTCGAGCTGATCGAGGAAGCGAAGCGCCACCGCAGCGCCGCCGAGATCATCGTCATCTCCGCGCTCGAGGACGAACCCCAGGTCCTGCATGCCTTCGAGCTCGGCGCCTCCGGCTACCTGGTCAAGAATGCGTGGTTCCAGAGCTATGCGCAGGCCGTTCTGCAGGTGGTCAACGGCGGAGCGGCCATCACGCCGCGGCTGGCGCGACGCCTGCTCGTGCACCTCGACCACAAGCGCACCAACGTCAACCCGGTGCGGCCGCCCGAGAGCAAGGCGACCTTGTCGGCGCGGGAGCGTGAAGTGTTGCGACTTGTAGCGACAGGGTACGTTACAGAGGAGATCGCTCTGCAGCTCACCATCAGCGCCCAGACGGTCAATGCCCACGTCAAGAACATTTACAGGAAACTGCACGCCCATACACGTGCGCAGGCGGTGAGCTTCGCCTCGCACCGGGGTCTTCTATAG
- a CDS encoding sensor histidine kinase: MLAPQVLQIPHFLEDQFVWLSIGTWGMLLMWLRARISRRRVLMWAVLAGALHLTPVAAQVLRATSAISFMADDMPFTFWALQVFNVLVLGTILGIWYVAQRRAARLRQVQAVMNERRRIANDLHDGVGSRLVALLASQDPKASGPDSLAMALQACLLELQLTVDGLDDQTHATVLERLGHLRYRLRPAFERMGIALEWNISAEAQALDLPPETATQVCRVAQEALSNALRHSRASRVELRVAAQDRGRALSIEVRDNGRGLQPQAAGSPELPAPTNLGKGLRSMHSRAEAIGGELDIMGIAPYGLCVRLVVPCKAAADEPQSTRPQAESML, translated from the coding sequence ATGCTCGCGCCGCAGGTCCTTCAGATTCCGCACTTCCTGGAAGACCAGTTCGTGTGGTTGTCGATCGGAACCTGGGGCATGCTGCTGATGTGGCTGCGCGCGCGCATCTCGCGCCGGCGCGTGCTCATGTGGGCCGTGCTCGCGGGGGCGCTGCACCTGACGCCGGTGGCGGCGCAGGTGCTTCGCGCCACCTCGGCCATCTCCTTCATGGCGGATGACATGCCGTTCACTTTCTGGGCCCTCCAGGTGTTCAACGTGCTGGTGCTCGGCACGATCCTCGGCATCTGGTACGTCGCACAGCGCCGCGCGGCGCGGCTGCGGCAGGTGCAGGCCGTGATGAACGAACGCCGGCGCATCGCCAACGACCTGCACGACGGCGTGGGGTCCCGGCTGGTGGCGCTGCTGGCAAGCCAGGACCCCAAGGCGAGCGGCCCCGACAGCCTCGCGATGGCGCTGCAGGCCTGCCTGCTCGAACTGCAGCTCACGGTCGACGGCCTGGACGACCAGACCCATGCCACCGTGCTGGAGCGGCTGGGCCACCTGCGCTATCGACTGCGCCCGGCTTTCGAGCGCATGGGCATCGCCCTCGAATGGAACATCTCCGCCGAGGCCCAGGCGCTCGACCTGCCGCCCGAGACGGCCACGCAGGTCTGCCGGGTGGCGCAGGAGGCGCTGTCGAATGCGCTGCGCCACTCGCGCGCCAGCCGCGTCGAACTGCGCGTCGCGGCGCAGGACAGGGGCAGGGCGCTGTCGATCGAGGTGCGCGACAACGGCCGCGGCCTGCAGCCGCAGGCTGCAGGCTCGCCCGAGCTGCCGGCGCCCACGAACCTCGGAAAGGGCTTGCGAAGCATGCACTCGCGCGCCGAGGCCATCGGCGGCGAGCTGGACATCATGGGCATCGCGCCGTACGGTCTCTGCGTGCGTCTCGTGGTGCCGTGCAAGGCCGCGGCCGACGAGCCGCAAAGCACCCGGCCACAGGCCGAAAGCATGCTGTAA